In the Streptomyces coeruleoprunus genome, CCAGCAGACCTCGCGCAAGAAGCCGCCGTTCGGCATCGCGCAGATGGGCAAGTCCTTCCGGAACGAGATCACGCCGGGCAACTTCATCTTCCGCACCCGTGAGTTCGAGCAGATGGAGATGGAGTTCTTCGTCAAGCCGGGCGAGGACGAGACGTGGCACGAGTACTGGATGGAGCAGCGCTGGAACTGGTACACGGACCTGGGTCTCCGTGAGGAGAACATGCGCTGGTACGAGCACCCGAAGGAGAAGCTCTCCCACTACTCGAAGCGCACCGCGGACATCGAGTACCGCTTCCGCTTCGGCGGCAGCGAGTGGGGCGAGCTGGAGGGTGTCGCCAACCGCACCGACTACGACCTCTCCGCGCACTCCCGGGCCTCCGGCACCGACCTGTCGTTCTACGACCAGGACGCCGGCGAGCGCTGGACCCCGTACGTGATCGAGCCGGCCGCCGGTGTGGGCCGCACGATGCTGGCCTTCCTGCTCGACGCGTACGTCGAGGACGAGGCGCCCAACGCCAAGGGCAAGATGGAGAAGCGCACCTCGCTGCGGCTCGACCCGCGCCTCGCGCCGGTCAAGGTCGCGGTCCTGCCGCTCTCCCGGAACCCGGAGCTGTCGCCGAAGGCCAAGGGCCTCGCGGCGGACCTGCGCAAGAACTGGAACATCGAGTTCGACGACGCGGGCGCGATCGGGCGGCGCTACCGGCGTCAGGACGAGATCGGTACGCCGTTCTGCGTGACCGTCGACTTCGACACCCTCGAGGACAACGCGGTGACCGTCCGCGAGCGTGACTCCATGAAGCAGGAGCGCGTCTCCCTGGACCAGATCCAGGGCTACCTGGCGGCCCGCCTCATCGGCTGCTGAACCCCTGCGGGATCAGCCCCTGAAGCCCCCGACTCCATCCCACGGAGCCGGGGGCTTCGCCGTTCCGCCGTTCCGTCGTTGCGGGCTCGCGTCGCCGGTTCCGCCGTTCCGTCGTTGTGGGCAGTCGTTCCGCATGGGGGTCCCCCTGGACGTAGTCCTTGGGGGAGGAACGGGTGGGCACAACGACGGAACGGCCACCCGGCCTGAGGGCCCACCCCCTGCGCGCCACGGTGGTGGGTGGGTCCGGGGGTGGACCGGGGGTCACGTGCTCAGATTGGCTCGCTCGGGCCCATGACAGCGAAACGTCCCAGCACCGCCAATCCTGCGCGCGCGACCCCCGGTCCACCCCCGTTACGTTGTCGGGCGGCTCTCCCCCGGTGGGGGTGGGGTGGGTGGGGCCGCCCGCCCGTGGGCGGCTCACCGTCGGGGCGGAAAAATCAGGTGCCCTCTGCACGTGTCGTCGGTAGCCTCGCCCGCA is a window encoding:
- a CDS encoding glycine--tRNA ligase, with product MAADKIDTIVSLSKRRGFVYPCSEIYGGQRAAWDYGPLGVELKENIKRQWWRYMVTSREDVVGIDSSVILASEVWEASGHVATFTDPLTECTSCHKRFRADHLEEAYEEKHGRLPENGLADLNCPNCGNKGQFTEPKQFSGLLSTHLGPTQDSGSIAYLRPETAQGIFTNFAQVQQTSRKKPPFGIAQMGKSFRNEITPGNFIFRTREFEQMEMEFFVKPGEDETWHEYWMEQRWNWYTDLGLREENMRWYEHPKEKLSHYSKRTADIEYRFRFGGSEWGELEGVANRTDYDLSAHSRASGTDLSFYDQDAGERWTPYVIEPAAGVGRTMLAFLLDAYVEDEAPNAKGKMEKRTSLRLDPRLAPVKVAVLPLSRNPELSPKAKGLAADLRKNWNIEFDDAGAIGRRYRRQDEIGTPFCVTVDFDTLEDNAVTVRERDSMKQERVSLDQIQGYLAARLIGC